In Actinoplanes octamycinicus, the genomic window CCAAGGTGCTGGTCGGCCCGGAGGGCCGCCTCGACCCGGTGTCCGCGTGCATGGCCGCCGCCCCGATCGGCACCCCGCCCGGTGCGGCCGGCCCGTCGGTCCTCGGCTTCCTCTCCTGCGCGGTGGTGGTCCGGCGAGACGCTTTCCTCGCGGCCGGCGGTTTCCAGCCCAAACTCTTCGTGTACGGCGAGGAGGCCCTGCTCGCGATGGACCTGGCCGCCGCCGGTCACCAGCTGTCCTACGTCCCGGAGCTGGTCGTCCGCCACTTCCCGGAACCGGCCGGCCGCGACAACCGGGCCCGCTCCCGCCGCGAGGCCCGCAACCGGGCCCTGACCGCCCTGCTCCGCCGCCCGCCCACGGTCATCGCCCGCACCCTCGCCGAAGTGGCCCGCACCCAGCCGGCCGCCCTCACCGACCTCGCCCGCGACCTGCCCTGGGCCCTGCGTCACCGCCGCCCGCTGCCGGCCCCGCTGGAGGCCGCCCTCGGCATCCTGTCCCGCGGCTGAGCCACTGCCCGGCACCGGACGATCGCGGGGCGCTGCAGCCCGCGCCTTTGTCTCGCACGCCGCGTCGGGCCGGTCCCGTCCGGTCCGAGTGCCGGTCGGTCCGTCCACTTCCCAGTCCCCGCCCACCCAGGGGGAGCCGCCCGAAGACAGTGTGACGCGGAAACGCGATCGCGCGCGGCGGGCCTGTGGACAACGCGCTGATGTGGATGGCGCACCGCTGAACCGGTGAATTGGGGGCGGTGCCGCGGAGGGGGGTGTCTCAGGAGCGCTGAGACACCCCTGGAAGCCAGCCGGACGGCGGCATCCGTGGGAGCCTGCCGGACGGAGGCACCCCTGGGAGCCTGCCGGACGGCGGCACCCCTGGAAGCCAGCCGGACGGCGGCATCCGTGGGAGCCTGCCGGACGGAGGCACCCCTGGGAGCCTGCCGGACGGCGGCACCCCTGGAAGCCAGCCGGACGGCGGCACCCGTGGGAGCCTGCCGGACGGAGACACCCCTGGGAGCCTGCCGGACGGCGGCACCCCTGGAAGCCAGCCGGATTGCAGAACCCTGGGAGCCAACCGGACGGCGGCACCCCGGATGCCAACCGGACGGCCGCGACCCGGCGCTGCGGTGACGGCTGGGGGTGAGGGGTGCCTCGAGGGTGGGGAGGCACCCCTCACGGACAGCCGGAGACCGTTACCAGCCGGACGGCGGGGACTGCAGGTGGACGGCCTTGGTGCAGGTCAGCTCGTCGAGGAGTTCGGGGCCGTAGCCGAAACCGGAACCGCTCAGGCCGCGCGGGTGGGCCGCGCCGCCCGGGGCGCCGCCGAAGACCGCGTTGACCTTGACGGTGCCGACCGGGAGGGTGCGCCAGGCCTGCTGGGCGTTGCTCATCGACGGGGTCAGCACGGTCGCCGCGAGGCCGTAGGTGGAGGTGGCGGCGCGGCTCAGGCCCTCCTCGAAGGTGTCGACGACGGCGACCGGGGCGACCGGGCCGAAGGTCTCCTCGCGCAGCACCGCCATCTCGTCGGTGCAGCCGGACAGCACGGTCGGCGGGTAGTACGCGCCGGGGCCGACCGGGATCGAGCCGCCGCGCAGCACCGTCGCGCCGTCCTTGACCGCCTGCTGGACCTGGTCGTCGACGGCGTCGCGCAGCCGCCGGTCGACCAGCGGGCCGATCCGCGACGCCCAGCCGTCCGCCTCGGCCGCCAGGGCGTCCAGGAACGCGTCGGCCACCGAGGCGTGTACGTAGATCCGTTCGACGGCCACGCAGATCTGCCCGGAGTTGGCGAAGGCGCCGAGCGCGGCCTGCTCGGCGGCCCACCGCGGGTCCACGCCGGCATCGACCAGCAGCGGGTCCTTGCCGCCGTTCTCCAGCAGGGCCTTCGCGCCGGTCCGGGCGCAGGCCGCGGCGATCGCCCGGCCGGTGGCGGTGGAGCCGACGTGCGCGACCACGTCGACCGGGGCGGCGGCGAGCAGGGCGCCGGTGGCGCCGTCGCCGTTCACCAGGTTCAGCACGCCGTCCGGGAAGTGCAGGGCGAACAGCTCGACCAGGCGGTGGCCGGTGGCCGGGGTGCGCTCGCTCGGCTTGTGCACCACGGTGTTGCCGGTGACGAGGGCGGCGCCGAGCAGCCCGCAGGCAACCGCGACCGGGTCGTTCCACGGGGTGATCACCGCCACCACGCCGCGCGGCCCGTACGCCATCAGGTCGATCGCCGCGTGGTCGCCGGCCAGCGCCCGTCCTCGGTGGACCGGCCCGAGTTCGGCGTACTGGCGCAGCGTGCCGACGCCGGCCAGCACCGAGTCGCGGGCGTCGCCGACCGGCTTGCCCATCTCCGCCGAGATCAGCCCGGCCAGTTCGTCGGCGGCCGCCTCGACCGCGTTCGCGGCGGCGTGCAGCGCGGCGGCCCGGGCGGCCGGGGCGGTACGCGCCCAGCCCGGTGCGGCGTCCCGGGCGGCGGCGACCGCGGCGTGCACGTCGCCTTCGTCGGAAACGGTCATCCGGGAGACCGGGGTGTCGTCGGCGGGGCTGAGCACGGTCAGGTCGCGGCCGGAGCCGCCGGGGCGCCAGGAACCGGCGATGAATTGCGTGACGTCCTGCATGTGCGCCCGCTTGCCCGCTGCTGACCGGGGCAAACGCAAAAAACTTCGACCGTCGAAGTTTTTTTGGTGATCTTGGAATGTTGCGGAGATCGCCGGGTATCCGCCGCCACATGCGAGTCCTGGGAATCAACGCGATCTTCCACGATCCGGCCGCGGCGCTGATCGTGGACGGGCAGGTGGTGGCCGCCGCCGAGGAGGAGCGGTTCAGCCGCCGCAAGCATGGCAAACGTCCGGTGCCGTTCGCCGCGTGGGAACTGCCCGAGCTGTCCGCCGCGTGGTGCCTGGCCGAGGCCGGCCTGGAGCCCGGCGACCTGGACGCGGTCGCCTACTCGTTCGACCCGGGGATCAGCCGGGACGCCGCCGACCTGGGCCTCAACGACCCATGGGACCACCTGCGGGTGGACTACGCCCGGCGGGCCCCGCAGTTCCTGGCCAGCGCACTGCCCGGACTGGACCCGGAGCAGGTGCGGTTCGTGCCGCACCACGTGGCGCACGCCGCCTCGGCCGGACTGTCCGTCCCGGACGACAACGCGGTGCTGGTGCTGGACGGGCGCGGCGAGGTGGCCGGGCACCTGGCCGGGGCGTACCGGGACGGCGAGCTGACCGTGCTGCGCACCCAGGAGCTGCCGCACTCGCTCGGGCTGCTCTACGAGGACCTGACCCGGCACCTGGGCTTCCTGCACTCCAGTGACGAATACAAGGTGATGGCGCTCGCCTCGTACGGAAAACCGAGGTTCCTGGATCTTCTCCGGGAGCTGGTGAAGCCGACCGGCGACGGCGGGTTCACGGTGGACCGGATCGACTGGAGCGCCCTCGCGAAGCCGGGCACGCCCGGCGGGGACCTCGGCGACGAGCACGCCGACCTGGCGTCCAGTGTGCAGAAGCGGCTCGAAGAGGTGATCCTCGACCTGGCCCGGTGGACCTTCGAGGCGTCTGGCGGGCTGCCTACCCTGACCATGGCCGGCGGCACCGCGCTGAACTGCGTGGCGAACGGGCGGGTCGCCGCCGAGGGACCGTTCCAGCGGGTCTGGGTGCAGCCGGCGGCCGGCGACTCGGGGACCGCGCTCGGGGCGGCGCTGGCCGTGCACGGGCAGAGCATCCCGTTCACCACGGCGGCGCTCGGTCGTGGCTGGAGCGACGACGAGCTGGAGGCCGAGCTGCGGCGGGCCGCGCTGCCCTACACCCGGCCCGCGTCGATCGCCGCGGAGGCCGCCGAGGTGCTGGCCCGCAACGGGATCGTGGCCTGGTACCAGGGGCGCAGCGAGTACGGCCCCCGGGCGCTCGGGCACCGCTCGCTGCTCGCGCACCCGGGCGACCCGGACACCCAGCGGCGGATGAACGACGTGAAGGGCCGCGAGCAGTTCCGGCCGATCGCGCCGATGGTCCGCGCCGAACGCTTCCACGACATCTTCGACGGAGTCTTCCCGAGTGAGCACATGCTCTTCGTGCACCGGGTCAAACCTGACTGGCGGGATCGGATCCCGGCGGTGGTGCACGTGGACGGCACCGCCCGGGTGCAGACCGTGCACGCCGAGACCGAGCCGGTGGTCGCCGAGATGCTCGCCGAGTTCGAGAAGCGGACCGGGCTGCCGGTGGTGGTGAACACCTCGCTGAACACCGCCGGGCGGCCGATGGTCGACACCCCGCGCGAGGCGATGGAGCTGTTCGGCTCGGCGCCGGTCGACCTGCTCGCCATCGGGCCGTTCGCGGTCCACCGGGCCGGGGCGTTCGGCAAGTGATCAGCGTTGTCATCCCGACCCTGGGCCGGCCCAGCCTGCACGAACTGCTGGACCGGCTGGACGACCCGTCACTGGAAGTCATCGTGGTCGACGACCGGCCGGTCAAGGAACCGATCCCGCGGGTGAAGGCCAGGATCATCGCCGGGCCGGCCCGCGGCCCGGCGGCGGCCCGCAACGCCGGCTGGCGCGCCGCCCGGCACGACTGGGTGGTCTTCCTCGACGACGACGTGCTGCCCGACCAGGACTGGCCGCGGCGGCTGCGGGCCGACCTGGCCGCGGCCGGCCCGGAGATCGGCGGCGTGCAGGGCGTGCTGCGCGTCCCGCTGCCCGCCGACCGGCGGCCGACCGACTGGGAACGGGTCACCGCCGGGCTCGCCGACGGCGCCTGGATCACCGCCGACATGGCGTTCCGCCGCGCCGCGCTGGCCGCCGTCGGCGGCTTCGACGAGCGGCTGCCCCGGGCCTTCCGGGAGGACGCCGAGCTGGCCTTCCGGGTCCGGCAGGCCGGGTGGTCGCTGCGCCGCGGCGACCGCCGGACCACCCATCCGGTACGGCCGGAGAGCCGCTGGGTCAGCCTGCGCACCCAGCGCGGCAACGCCGACGACGCGCTGCTCCGCCGCCTCTACGGTCCACGGTGGCGGGACCTGCTGGCCGTCCCGCCCGGCCGCCGGCCCCGGCACGCGGCGATCACCGCGGCCGGCGCGCTCGCCCTGGCCGCCGGGGCGACCGCGGCGGTCACCCGCCGGCCCGGCTGGGCGCTCGCCGCCGCGGCGGCCGGCACGGCGTGGGCGGCCGGGACCGCCGAGTTCGCCGCCGCCCGGATCGCCCCCGGCCCGCGCGACCGGCAGGAGGTCACCACCATGCTGCTGACCAGCGTGGCGATCCCGCCGGTGGCGATCGCGCACTGGCTGCGCGGCTGGTGGCGGTGGCGGTCCGCGGAACCGGCCTCGGCCCCGTCCGGAGCGCCGGCCGCCAGGGCGGTGGCCGCTTGATGTCACGGCTCTACGACGCCGTCCTGTTCGACCGGGACGGCACGCTGATCGTGGACGTGCCGTACAACGGTGACCCCGGCAAGGTCACCCCGATGCCCGGCGCGCGCGCCGCTCTCGACCGGCTGCGCGCCGCCGGCCTGCGCCTCGGCGTGGTCACCAACCAGTCCGGCCTGGCCCGCGGCTCCTTCACCGCCGCGCAGCTGAGCGCGGTCAACCGCCGGGTCGAGGAGCTGCTCGGGCCGTTCGAGACCTGGCAGATCTGCCCGCACGACGACACCGCCGGCTGCGACTGCCGCAAGCCGCGGCCCGGCCTGGTCGAGGCCGCCGCCCGGGCCCTCGGCACCACCCCGGAACGCTGCCTGGTGGTCGGCGACATCGGCCGGGACATGACCGCCGCGCTCGCCGCCGGGGCGGCCGGCATCCTGGTGCCGACCCCGATCACGCTGCCCGAGGAGGTCGCGGCCGGGCCGACCGTGGTCGCCGACCTGGCCGCCGCCGCGGACCTGATCCTGCGGCGGGAGGCGATGGTCCGGCCCGCCGAGCACCGCACGGCCGGGACCGTCCTGGCGGTCCGGTCCGACTCCGCCGGGGACGTGCTGGTCACCGGCCCGGCGATCCGGGCGCTCGCGCACCACAGCGACCGGGTGGTACTGCTCTGCGGGCCGCGCGGGCGGGCGGCGGCCGAGCTGCTGCCCGGCGTCGACGAGCTGATCGAGTGGCGGCTGCCCTGGATCGACCCGCAACCCGACCCGGTCGCCGAGGCCGACCTGCCCGGGCTGACCGAGCGGATCCGCGCCGCCGGGGTCGACGAGGCGGTGGTGTTCACGTCGTACCACCAGTCGGCGCTGCCGCTCGCGCTGCTGCTGCGCACCGCCGGGGTCGCTCGGATCACCGCGATCAGCGAGGACTACCCCGGGTCGCTGCTGGACGTGCGGCACCGCGGCGTCCCGGCCGGGGTGCCGGAGCCGGAGCGGGCGCGCAGCGTCGCGGCGGCGGCCGGCTTCGGGCTGCCCGAGGACGACGACGGGGGACTGCGGATCCGCGGGGTGCGCCGGCGGGGGCCGGGCGACTACCTGGTGGTCCACCCGGGAGCCAGCGTCGAGGCGCGGTCCTGCCCGCCGGAGGTGCTGCGCGAGGTCGTGCGAGCCCTGGAGGAAGCCGGGCACCGGGTGGTGGTGACGGCCGGGCCGGGGGAGCGGGTGCTCGCTTCGTACGTCGGAGGCTCTGTGGTGGAACCGGCCTCCTTGACCGATCTCGCCCACCTGGTGGCCGGCGCGTCCTGCCTGGTCGTCGGCAACACCGGCCCGGCCCACCTGGCCGCGGCCGTCGGCACCCCGGTGGTGAGTCTCTTCGCGCCGACCGTCCCCTACGCCCAGTGGGGCCCCTACCGGGTCCCGGCGATCCGTCTCGGCCGGGCCGGCGCTCCCTGCCGCGACACCCGGGCCACCACCTGCCCGATCCCCGGTCATCCCTGTCTGTCCACCGTCGACCCGGCCGACGTGCTCGAGGCGGTCACCCGCCTCGGCGCCCGGCCCGTCCGCCAAGAAGAAGAGGCCGCCGCGTGAACATCCTGCTCTGGCACGTGCACGGCTCCTGGACCACCTCGTTCGTCCAGGGCAAGCACCGTTACCTGATCCCGGTCAACGAGGCCCGCGACGAGTGGGGCCGCGGCCGCGCCCGGACCTTCGACTGGCCGGACAGCGTCGAGGAGCTGCCGCTCGACCAGATCCGCGACGCCGACGTCGCGATCGTCCAGCGCCCCGAGGAGATCGACCTGGTACCACCCAGCCTGCCGGTGATCTACGTGGAGCACAACACCCCCAAGGGGGACGTGCCGAACACCCGGCATCCGCTGGCCGACCGGGACGACGTGGTGATCGCCCACGTCACCCACTTCAACGAGCTGTTCTGGGACTGCGGCGGCACCCGGACCACGGTCATCGAGCACGGCATCGTGGAGCCGAAGGCGCGCTGGACCGGCGAGCTGGAGCGCCTCGCGATCGTCACGAACGAGCCGATCCGCCGCGGCCGGGTGACCGGAACCGATCTCTTCGAGCGGTTCAGCCGGGTGGCGCCGCTGGACGTCTTCGGGATGGGCGTGGCCGGGCTGCGGGGCGAGCGGATCACCGCGTACGACGACCCGCCCCAGGCCACCATGCACGAACAGGTCGCCCAGCGCCGCGCCTACCTGCACCTGTGCCGCTGGACCTCGCTCGGGCTGAGCCTGATCGAGGCGATGCAGATGGGCATGCCGGTGCTCGGCCTGGCCACCACCGAGGCGATGGCCGCCGTGCCACCCGACGCCGGCGTGCTGTCCACCCGGGTCGACACGCTCGTCGAGGCGGCGCAGTGGCTGATCGACGAACCCGAGGAGGCCCGCCGGATGGGCGAGCGCGCCCGCCGGATCGCCCTCGCCCGCTACGGGCTCGACCGCTTCCTCGCCGACTGGGATCACCTTCTGGAGGAGCACACATGCGGATCGCGATGATCTCGGAACACGCCAGTCCGCTGGCCGCGCTCGGCGGGGTGGACGCCGGCGGGCAGAACACCCACGTCGCCGAACTCGCCGCGGCCCTCGCCGCGGACGGCCACGAGCTGCGCGTCTACACCCGGCGGGACAACCCGGACCTGCCGGCCGTGGTGCCGATGCACGAGCGGATCGACGTGGTGCACGTGCCGGCCGGGCCTGCGTCGACGCTGCCGAAGGACGAACTGCTCCCGCACATGGGGACCTTCGCCGAGTGGATGGCAGCCGACTGGGACGACTTCGCGCCGGACGTCGCCCACGCGCACTTCTGGATGAGCGGGCTGGCCGCGGTGACCGCCGCCCGGCGGCGCCGGGTGCCGGTGGTGCACACCTACCACGCGCTCGGCACGGTGAAACGACGCCACCAGGGCGCCGCCGACACCAGCCCGGCGCACCGGATCGGCTACGAGCGGGAACTCGGCCGGGTCGTCGACCGGGTGATCGTGCAGTGCCAGGACGAGCTGCGCGAACTGGTCCGCCTCGGGGTGCCGCGCAGCCGGACCACGCTGGTGCCGTCCGGGGTCAACGTGGAACGGTTCCGCAAGGAGGGCCCGGTCGCCGAACGCTCCGACCGGCCCCGCATCCTCACCGTCGGCCGGCTGGTGCCGCGCAAGGGCTTCGAGGAGCTGATCGCCGCGCTGCCCGAGGTGCCCCGCGCCGAGCTGGTCATCGCCGGCGGACCGGAGCCGGCCGAGCTGGCCACCGACGAGTACGCGCAGCACCTGCTGCAACTGGCCAAGGACAGCCGGGTCGACGACCGGGTCCGGCTGCTCGGGGCGGTCCCGGCGCACCGGATGCCGGAGTGGTACCGCTCCGCCGACGTGCTCGCCGCCACCCCCTGGTACGAGCCGTTCGGCCTGACCCCGCTGGAAGCGATGGCGTGCGGGGTGCCGGTGGTCGCCACCGCGGTCGGCGGCCTGACCGACACCGTGGTCGACGGCGTCACCGGCGACCTGGTGGCGCCGCGCGACCCGCACGGCCTCGGCCAGACCCTGCGCAAACTGCTCACCGACCAGCACCGGCGACTCGGCTACGCGGCCGCGGCGGTGGACCGCGCGGTGCACGCCTACGCCTGGCCGCAGATCGCGGCCCGGATGAGCGCGGTCTACGCGAGCGTGGCCTCGATCCCGGCGGTGGTCGCGTGACGGACCCGATCGAGAACCACCTGGCCGGGATCGCCGCGGCGCTCGGCCCGTTCCGCACGGTCGCCCCGCGGCTCGCCGACTGGGGCGCCGAGCTGGCCCAGCACCTGGGAAGCGGCGGCCGGCTGCTGGTCGCCGGCAACGGCGGCAGCGCGGCCGAGGCCCAGCACCTGGCCGCCGAGCTGGTCGGGAAGCTGCGCGAGGACCGGATGCCGCTGTCCGCGATCGCGCTCACCCCGGACTCGTCGGCGGTCACCGCGATCAGCAACGACTACGGGTTCGACGAGGTGTTCGCCCGGCAGGTGCGGGCGCACGGACGGCCGGACGACGTGCTGCTGGTGCTCTCCACCAGCGGCCGCAGCCCCAACCTGGTGGCCGCGGTCCGGGCCGCCAAGGAGTGCGGGATGCGCACCTGGGCGATGGTCGGTGCCGGGGCCAGCCCGGTCGGCGACGCCTGCGACGAGGTGCTGCACTGCCCGTCGCCGGACTCCCAGGTGGTCCAGGAACTGCACCTCGTCTCGGTCCACCTGATGTGCGAATACCTGGACCGCGCCCTGGCGAAGACGGAGGAGGAGAAGCGCGTGACCAAACCGCTGCTGGTCGTCGTCGGCGACACCCTGCTGGACCGGGACGTCGACGGCGAGGTGCACCGGATCGCGCCGGACGCCCCGGCGCCGGTCCTCGACGAGAAGTCGGTGCGGGAACGCCCCGGCGGCGCCGGGCTCGCCGCGCTGCTCGCGGCCGGCTCCGACGACTACGACGTCGCGCTGGTCACCGCCCTGGCCCCGGACGCGGGCGGGGCACGGCTGAGCGAGATGCTCACGGCCGCGGGCATTGCGACGTACGCCCTCCCGCTGCCCGGCGTGACCCCGCAGAAGATCCGGCTCCGGGCCCGCGGACAGGTGCTGCTGCGCCTGGACCGGGGCGGCGCCGCCCAGCCGCCCGGTGACGCCCCGGACGGCCTGCTCGACGTGCTCGGCTCGGCGACCGCGATCCTGGTCAGCGACTACGGCCGGGGCGTCGCGGCGCATCCGGCGGTGCGCGCCGCCCTGGAGAAGGCGAGCGCCCCGATCGTCTGGGACCCGCACCCGAACGGCCCGCCGCCGGTGCCCGGGGTCGCGCTGGCCACCCCGAACCTGGCCGAGGCGGTCAAGGTCACCGGGGACGCGGCACACGGCACGACCTTGTCCACCGCGCAGCGGACCGGCCACAAGCTGCGGGAACACTGGCGGGCCCGGGCGGTCGCGGTCACCTGCGGCGGCGACGGCGCGGTGCTGTGCCAGGCCGGTCCCACGCCGCTGGTCGTGCCGGTCGGCGCGGACGCCGGGGACGCGGACACCTGCGGCGCCGGCGACCGGTTCGCGGCCACCGCCGCGCTGGCCCTGGCCGGCGGAGCGCTGGTGTCCGAGGCGGTGCAGGACGCGGTCGCCGCCGCGACCGCCTACGTGCTGGGCAACGCCGCCGGGTCGCCGGCGCCGGCCTCCGCCGGGTCGCCGGCGTCGGCCGAGGGAAAGCCGGAACGCGTCGGCGCCGACGCGGCCGGGCAGCTCGTCGCCGAGGTGCGGGAACGCAACGGCGTCGTGGTCGCCACCGGCGGCTGCTTCGACCTGCTGCACACCGGGCACCTGGCCACCCTGCGCGCCGCCCGGCAGCTCGGCGACTGCCTGATCGTGTGCCTGAACAGCGACGACTCGGTGCGCGGGCTGAAGGGGCCGGACCGGCCGCTGAACTCGCAGACCGACCGGGCCCGGCTGCTCGCCGCGCTGGACTGCGTGGACGCCGTGGTGATCTTCGACGAGCCGACGCCCGAGGCGGTGCTGTCCTGGCTGCGGCCGGACGTGTGGGTCAAGGGCGGCGACTACGCCGACGGCGGTCCCTCGCTGCCCGAGGCCGAGCTGGTCAAGCGCTGGGACGGGCAGACCGTGATCGTGCCGTACCTGGACGGCCGGTCCACCACCAAGACGATCGCCGCGGCGCAGGCCGCGACGGCGGGAAGGTAGAGAGAACATGGACGCAGTCATTGTCACCGGCGGCTCGAGCGGGCTCGGGGCGGCGGTCGCCGACAACGTGATCAAGGCGGGCGGCCGGCCGTTCGTCATCGACCGGCAGAAACCGGCCCGCGACGACGTGCCGTGGATCGAGTGCGACCTGGCCGACACCCGGGCCGCCGAGCAGGCCACCCGCAAGGCGATCGAGATGGCCGGCGGCAGCATCTCCGGGGTGGTCACGGCGGCCGGGTTCGACGTGCCGGGCGCCCTCGACGACGTGCCGGGGGAGGTGTGGGACCGGATCGTGGCGGTCGACCTGCTGGCCACCGCGGCGGTCATCCGGGCCGCGCTGCCCGAGCTGAAGGAGTCGCACGGCGGGATCGTCACGGTGGCGTCCACGCTCGGGATCAAGGCGGTGTCCGACGCGACCGCGTACTGCGCGGCCAAGTTCGGGGTGGTCGGGTTCACCCGGGCGCTCGCCGCCGAGCTGGCCGGGCAGGTCGGGGTCACGCTGATCATCCCGGGCGGGATGCGGACCAAGTTCTTCGACGAGCGCGAGGACCGGTACAAGCCGGGACCGGACGCCAAGCTCAACGACCCGTGCCACGTGGCCGACGCGATCCTGTTCGCGTTGCGGCAGCCGGCCGGGTGCGCGGTGCGGGAGCTGGTCATCGCGGGCGAGACGGAGAGCTCGTACCCGTGATCCTGGTCCTCCGCGCGCTCGGGGTGGGCGACCTGGCCACCGGGGTTCCGGCGCTGCGTGCCCTGCGCGCCGCGTTCCCCGGTGAGGAGCTCGTGCTGGCCGCGCCGACCTGGTTGACGCCGCTGATCGACCTGATCGGCGGCGTCGACCGCGTCCTCCCCACCAGCGGCCTCGACGACCCGTCCGCCACCGCTCCCTCAGCGGCCGCTTCCTCTGCGGTCGCTTCCCCGGCCGCTTCCTCTGCGGTCGCTTCCCCGGCCGCTTCCTCTGCGGCCGCTTCCCCGGCCGCTTCCTCGGCGGCCGCTTCCTCCTCGGCCGCCTCCTCCTTCGCCGACCGCCTCTCCGAGCCGCCGCGGTTGGCGGTCAACCTGCACGGCAGCGGTCCGGAGTCGCACCGCCTGCTGCTGCGGGCCCAGCCGAAGGAGCTGTGGGCCTTCCGCAACCCCGCGGCCGGCCACCTCGACGGCCCGGACTGGTCCGACGAGGAGCACGAGGTCCGCCGCTGGTGCCGGTTGCTGCGCCACTATGGGATCGATGCGGACGAGACCGATTTAACCCTCAAAACGCCATTGGGGTACGCCGGGAGCGCGCTCACCATCGTCCACCCGGGAGCGAAGTCCCCGTCCCGCCGCTGGCCCCCGGAACGCTACGCCGAGGTGGCCCGCCGCCTGCGGGACACCGGCCACCACGTCGTGATCACCGGAAGCCCCGCCGAGC contains:
- a CDS encoding PfkB family carbohydrate kinase, which translates into the protein MTKPLLVVVGDTLLDRDVDGEVHRIAPDAPAPVLDEKSVRERPGGAGLAALLAAGSDDYDVALVTALAPDAGGARLSEMLTAAGIATYALPLPGVTPQKIRLRARGQVLLRLDRGGAAQPPGDAPDGLLDVLGSATAILVSDYGRGVAAHPAVRAALEKASAPIVWDPHPNGPPPVPGVALATPNLAEAVKVTGDAAHGTTLSTAQRTGHKLREHWRARAVAVTCGGDGAVLCQAGPTPLVVPVGADAGDADTCGAGDRFAATAALALAGGALVSEAVQDAVAAATAYVLGNAAGSPAPASAGSPASAEGKPERVGADAAGQLVAEVRERNGVVVATGGCFDLLHTGHLATLRAARQLGDCLIVCLNSDDSVRGLKGPDRPLNSQTDRARLLAALDCVDAVVIFDEPTPEAVLSWLRPDVWVKGGDYADGGPSLPEAELVKRWDGQTVIVPYLDGRSTTKTIAAAQAATAGR
- a CDS encoding SDR family oxidoreductase produces the protein MDAVIVTGGSSGLGAAVADNVIKAGGRPFVIDRQKPARDDVPWIECDLADTRAAEQATRKAIEMAGGSISGVVTAAGFDVPGALDDVPGEVWDRIVAVDLLATAAVIRAALPELKESHGGIVTVASTLGIKAVSDATAYCAAKFGVVGFTRALAAELAGQVGVTLIIPGGMRTKFFDEREDRYKPGPDAKLNDPCHVADAILFALRQPAGCAVRELVIAGETESSYP
- a CDS encoding glycosyltransferase family 9 protein gives rise to the protein MILVLRALGVGDLATGVPALRALRAAFPGEELVLAAPTWLTPLIDLIGGVDRVLPTSGLDDPSATAPSAAASSAVASPAASSAVASPAASSAAASPAASSAAASSSAASSFADRLSEPPRLAVNLHGSGPESHRLLLRAQPKELWAFRNPAAGHLDGPDWSDEEHEVRRWCRLLRHYGIDADETDLTLKTPLGYAGSALTIVHPGAKSPSRRWPPERYAEVARRLRDTGHHVVITGSPAEQDLTAKIAADAGLGPEALPATDDLATLAGMIANARLLISGDTGVSHLATAYGTPSVTLFGPMSPARWGPPDRPQHRAIWHGTRSERGDLPGPEVHPALLAITVDETLAAAHQALLPT